AAGATCTCGACCACACCACCGGAATGCGCGAGCAGCAGCTCGATGGTGTCGTCGGCCTGCGGCCGCCACCAACCCACCTCGCGGGAGCCCGCTCCCAGAATCTCGCCATCGGCGTCGAGCAGCCAAGACCGGGCCTCGTAGTACACGAACGGCCTACCGTCGTGCGCGAAGGTGATCTGCTGGCCGTATCGATACGGCTCGTCCAAGGCCGGGTGCTCGGCGACGCCCTCACCGCGCCACACGCCGATCAGCGGAAGCAGCGCCAGGCATGCCTCATTCAGGTCGGGGCCCAGCCGCAGATTCGCGGTGTCCGCCGGAATAGGCAGATCGTCGAACTGCGGAACGTTCAGATCCCGGGTCGCCTCGGCGCGTTCTGCCGCGGCCTGTACTGCGGCGTCGCCGCTGACGGTGTTCGGCTGCTCGGAAGAAGTCACGTCACATGCCCACTCAGCGCTGGTCGCTGTACAGCCGGTAGACGACGTACACCGCGAACCACAGGATCAACACCGTGGCCAGCGCTAGAAGTCCGGTAAAGAAGATTTCCACGCCCGGAGCATACCTTTTCGGCAGCCCTACGGGTGGTGGGCGAGGCGTGGCCTGTCCCACCACCCGTCGGATCGTCGGTTTCGGCGCGGGTGACGCTCACGCCAGGACGATGTCCGCCCGATGCAGTCCGATGCCCGTCGCAACGACCTCGGCCTGTCCGCTGCCGGTCTTGTGCAGGGCACGGACGGTCCAGGACCCCGGCGCCGCGTAGAAGCGGAAGTCACCGGTGGGCGCGGACACCACCTCTGCGGTGAACTCGCCGTCGCCGTTCAGCAACCGGACGAACGCGCCGGGAACGCCGTCCGATCCGACGCCGCCGGACACCCGACCTGCGACGACCACCTGGTCGGTTCCCTCGACATCCGCGGCACTGGTAGCCGTCTGTTCCGGGGCTCCACAGCTGCTCATACGCTCTTCTCCTCCTCGCGATTCACGACGGGCGATCGCACCGAGCCGGACCGTCGGATCAGTTCGCCGCCGCAGCAGACGGGTTCGCCACCGGAACGCCGATCAGGCTGCCGTACTCGGTCCACGAACCGTCGTAGTTCTTGACATCGGACTGGCCGAGCAGTTCGTGCAGCACGAACCAGCTGTGCGAGGAACGCTCGCCGATCCGGCAGTAGGCGATGGTCGCCTTCGAACCGTCCAAGCCCGCTTCGGTGTAGATCTCCCGCAGCTCGTCCTCGGACTTGAAGGTGCCGTCCTCGTTGGCCGCCTTGCTCCACGGCACGTTGATCGCGCTGGGAATGTGACCGCCGCGCTGCGCCGCCTCCTGCGGCAGGTGCGCCGGGGCAAGCAGCTTGCCGGAGAACTCGTCCGGCGACCGGACGTCCACGAGGTTCTTGCTCTCGATCGCCTCGACGACCTCGTCGCGGAACGCACGGATCGAGGCGTCCTGCTCGGTGGCCGTGTAGCTGGTCTCCGCGCGCTCGACGGTGTCGGCGGTCAGCGGCCTGCCGTCCAACTCCCACTTCTTGCGGCCGCCGTCGATCAGCTTGACGTTCTGGTGGCCGTACAGCTTGAAGTACCAGTAGGCGTAGGCGGCGAACCAATTGTTGTTGCCGCCGTAGAGGACGACGGTGTCATCGTTGCCCACCCCCTTGCTCGAGAGCAGCTTCTCGAAACCGGAGCGGTCGACGAAGTCACGTCGGACGTGATCCTGCAGGTCGTTCTTCCAGTCCAGCTTCACGGCGCCGGGGATATGACCGGCGTCGTAGGCCGTGGTGTCCTCATCGACCTCGGCGAACACCACGCCGGGAGCCT
This Actinoalloteichus hymeniacidonis DNA region includes the following protein-coding sequences:
- a CDS encoding DUF1416 domain-containing protein; translated protein: MSSCGAPEQTATSAADVEGTDQVVVAGRVSGGVGSDGVPGAFVRLLNGDGEFTAEVVSAPTGDFRFYAAPGSWTVRALHKTGSGQAEVVATGIGLHRADIVLA
- a CDS encoding sulfurtransferase, whose product is MSREDFLVTTEWAEANLEAPGVVFAEVDEDTTAYDAGHIPGAVKLDWKNDLQDHVRRDFVDRSGFEKLLSSKGVGNDDTVVLYGGNNNWFAAYAYWYFKLYGHQNVKLIDGGRKKWELDGRPLTADTVERAETSYTATEQDASIRAFRDEVVEAIESKNLVDVRSPDEFSGKLLAPAHLPQEAAQRGGHIPSAINVPWSKAANEDGTFKSEDELREIYTEAGLDGSKATIAYCRIGERSSHSWFVLHELLGQSDVKNYDGSWTEYGSLIGVPVANPSAAAAN
- a CDS encoding FABP family protein; the encoded protein is MTSSEQPNTVSGDAAVQAAAERAEATRDLNVPQFDDLPIPADTANLRLGPDLNEACLALLPLIGVWRGEGVAEHPALDEPYRYGQQITFAHDGRPFVYYEARSWLLDADGEILGAGSREVGWWRPQADDTIELLLAHSGGVVEIFYGKPRNQTTWELGTDAVARTSSAEEISAAQRLYGVLHNGDLAYVEERSLGGGPLAPHISAKLTRTVG